In Capsicum annuum cultivar UCD-10X-F1 chromosome 8, UCD10Xv1.1, whole genome shotgun sequence, the genomic window CATTGTCCTCTTTAAAAATTGGAGAGCGTGTCGTAGTTACGCTATCAAATCTGTTGTGCTAATAGTATCGGTTTCTTGTGCTCGTTTGTCGAGGTGATGGACATTCAATCATCCCAGAATCCTACTTAGaagatttcatctttttgtcTAATCTTCTAGATTCTCAAAGATCACGTCGGGGCTAAATCAGATGTATGGTCACTGGGATCGGTTTCCTTATTGTGGAAAGGATCTGGGGTACATATTGTGGATAGAACCCAGAATTTCTCCCTTAGTAAAGAGAAATTTTCACCAATGGACCATATCTGTTGCATTACTTTACACCCCATTTAGCTAGGAGTATAGCAAGGCTTGGGTTCATGTGGGCGGTCGTGTTGAAAAACATATTTATATCAATTAAATAGAAGTGTGTTTGCTTTAACAACTTAAGCTTTTAAATGAGATGGTCACACATTTCAACAGTTTCTACTTCAAGTTTAGTGACTCCTTATTGCGCTGTCTCTGCTTAATTACTAACATGTTCATTCATAATGGTTCCTTAATAACTAATTTATCACATAGTAGTTATAGTTATTTGCTTAGAAGACAGTCTACGGGCAATAAGTCGCCTGTGTTAGCATCTTTGTGTCTACACTCTACACTAAGGCGTCGCCTATGTGAGATGAGACATCCATCCTGAAGTAAACTTTGTTTGAGGGCTTAAGCACATTTTTTGGTTAGCCTTTGTGGAGCTTCCTGATCTTTAATTGCAGACAAAGCCCAATGTCCTCTTTACTGACATATATATGTTTGCATTTGTTAATGGAATCTGGACCGAGTTGTTTTCTAGATCATGTAGTGACCAACAAACTTGAATTTCTACTTGTCTGCtgtcattttcttttttacaaaAGAACACATTGTAATCGGAGTAGACGGAGTAGAAGAAGAAAGGATAAATCTGGCTATTATTGTAATGTTTCTCATTTAGGAGATTGTTGTCTTAATATAGCTGATTATCTAAAACTAACCCTGTATCttgtaatttatatgattttctacAGTTTCATTTGCTATGTGGCTTCTGCCATTTGTATCAACTATTCAcgtctttgatattattttacagTTTGCTTAATGGTGAAGCCATTATCTTTCTAGTAAGTTCCTTTCAGAAACCATTTTCTAGTAAGCATCACTTGACGGAGCTGTGGAAAATTAGGATTACCGACCCTTATCATTTTTGGGTTTTGGGGGGGTGGGGGCCAATTGCGTGTTGTAGCCCTCCTTTAGATATCTACAGTTATTTTTGTTGAATGTATTAGGGCGAAGAAGCTGGGGCCCATGGAGTGTAGCAACCTTTTTTTGTGACGTTCTGTAATAATTTCTTAATgagaagaaaattagaaaatgggTGTATTTCATCTTGTTGACAACTTTCCATTCTGGCTATTGGCGTGCAGATTGCATTGGTTCCGCCTTTAACATCAAGGGGCAAATGCAGTGTCCTAACTGTCGGAAAATTGAGAAGGGTCAATGGCTTTATGCAACTGGTTGCCGTCCCCTACCTGATTTCAACATGGATGACTGGGCCCATGATGAAGACCTATATGATCTGAGCTACGCTGAAATGGTAAATATGAGTCATCTCTTACGTACTGTTCAGTAACTTTGTTAATCTAACTTACAAAAAATATACTTGAGAAGTTCTGATCTATCTGGTTTTAATATGAGGTTAATTGGATGTTCTTGTTCCTTTTTTTCCCCTGATAAGGACCATTTGGACATTTCTTTATCTGGATGTCATAAGTTTCTTGTGGATTTTGAATGGTGTGGTTCTCCTACTGAGAACTGATTGAAGATTTGTATTGAAGAAGTAGATAGATATGCCTTATCTAATTCACAATTGCCTTTTCAGTTCTGTTCTTGTTTATATATGCTTTGTCTGTTTTGGAGAGTATTTGCTTAATCACATCTTCTTGTCATGATGTCTGTATTCAGTCACTCAGACCTCTATTGTTGGTTTAGTCTTTTCTTGTCAACAAGAACTGAGGTTCTTTGAGCTTAGAACTGTTAATTTGGTGTTCCAAGAAATCCAAACaatctgagtaaaatatttttgatatatgaGTTTGCAGTTTGCTGACTTTGACAATTTAGGCTTATATAAACATTATTGATACAAAGGGGCTATTAAAGTGTTTCTATGGGACCTTCTGTTCCTTATTTTCCCTTGATTAATAGGATAGATGTTTGTTGAGATGTCCTGTCTGAAGtatttgtttgtgttatttaCTGTTTCCATCATCGATATGTTATTTGCCTGCACATCTCGTCTACATGGGTTTGTCTCCAAAACCTACACGAAACAATTAGGATAAATCCATAACACGGGATATCCTGATCTTTCACATTCTTAGAAAGTCATCTACATCATCTTATTGAAAGGGTCAATGTACAATGGATTTCTGAATAAGTTTCCTAAAGAATTCCATCAGGTTACAAGGTTTCTAAGACAACATAAGTCTTAGTATTTGTCAAAATAGATGCTCCATATTTTTCCAACATAATTGCTGATTCTATCTCATCATGGACGTCCACTTGTGAATACATTGCCTGTGAGTATAGCAACTGTGATATGTACACTGGCTGCTACAAAGTTGGATGCGAGGACTTCTCGTTTTCAAATAAAGTAGTCAATTATTTTTAGTAGGAAGAAACTACTGCAAATGGTGTgtgtaaagttccattttttttGTACTATAAAAAAATCTCCATTCTCCTGTCAATTGCAATGGGGGAAAACATTAAAAAGAAAACTACTGTTTGGTTGATGAAACATCTGTTGTTGCGTTAATATTGCCTAAATACAACTTTCGCTTTTGTGTtgcctttcttttctttctgtgATCTGTTTATTGTTGATTACATTTGTTTTCAAGCcaaatataaattttacttaCTGAATGCTTTATTTCGTTTGCGTGATTTTGCAGTCATTTGGAGTTCACTGGTGTCCGTTTAGTGGATTAACTCGACTGCCATCATCTTTTGAGTAAGAACGATTTTACTCTGAATTTTTCGTCGTACTTTGCTTTCTTTGGGTCAAGCATATCTGTTTTACTTTTGGGTGGAGATTGATTGTGTCTTTTAACCCTTTTGTGATTTTGTTACTGATAACGTTGCCTCACTTAGGGAGCTTGTAATGTTGAAGTGTCACTGTACTGCTTATATAGTCTTTGAAAGAGAATACTGCAATGTTTTAAGTGATCACTTGAAATTCTTTTCCTTATCCCCCCAAAAAAGGGAGGAGGTAGATTTTGGCGTGACAAAAGTTATACTTGGAATGAATATCTTGGTGTATTTATAGAGATGAGATACTGGTGATACCATGATAGATTTATCTGTTTCTTACTTTTCTGCAACTTTTCTCTTTTTGGTGGTATGTGAGTAGTATTTTTTACTTCGTTTTATTGTTACATGTTTCTTCATTGGCTATATCTATCTTACCCTTTTGCTACTGGTATTTTTTCCAACTGCTTTGGTCTTGCTATTTTGTTGTCGTATTATTCTTGCAATTATGTTccaataatttttcttatgagcCGAGGGTCTACCGTAAACATCATTTCTACCTTAAAGGAGGATAGGTCTACGTACATCCTACCCTCCCCAAACCGCAGTTGTTGGATTACGCTTACgctgggcatgttgttgttgcTATATTGAGGATGAGGTTTGAGTCAAGTTTGAATACATTGTGTGAGGTGGAAGTAAGCCATTAGTAGAACATTTTATATCTTCATAGATCTGAACGCTGGCCTATTTAGTTTGTTCGAGTTCAGGATGTTGATGGCCCTGCTATTTGGGACTAATCAGCCTCAAGCGTCTAAGTATCTCATTGTTTGCAGGGGCCCTAAGTATGATAGGCCCTCAGATTGTTGCTTTCTTTTTTATGGCAAAGAATTtagatttatcaatttttttgccTCGCTTGATTCTAGCGGATTTGATCTAAGTCGGGATAAggaatatatcttttaaatttcagCATCAATTCATGTGGATCGAGCTTCTATGCTGAGGCTATGAAAGGCCCCAtataagaggaaagaaaaaagattCAAGTCAACTATTGATTAGCATATTCAGAGTCTACATAGTATGACCCTGATAGTGTTCTGCTCATTCACTGGGAGTGTTCTCACTAACTCTGCAGTTGACACCTTGCTATAAAATGTTGACCCAAGAATGGGCTGCAATCTGTATTCTCTAGACTGAAGCTGGAATATTACCTATATAATATGCTCTAAAGGAGAAACCTGAGACCTTGAAGCTTACATACAAGTTACGAGCTCATTGGCAATGTGTTTTGTACTTCCACTATTAGAACTGTTTCATTTTGACAATTCTTGTTATTAGAGTTTGCAATTGGCTGGGGGATGTGTGGAAACTTTACTCGGATGGGCCTGTATGACTTAGTGGAGTTGTTGGAGTAGCTGGGCCAGTACAGTCAAGCTGTTTGAGGGGACAAAATGAATGGAAgaaaatatttgatttgataaaaggAGGAATAACTGGGTGGAATGGTTCTAAAggaaaatgaatttaaaaatatctaaCTTGATAGAAGCAAAAAGTATCTTTTTTGTAAAGGTTATTGAACATAATGAGGCTGGCAGGGTAGAAGAATGTCGGACAGTATGTAAGGGTGAAAATCAGACGCGTGGATTAGGGATGCATCACCAGTTTGACCCGCTGTTGGGGAGTGTGATTTAAATGGGAGCAGGATAGAGGAGCGGTTTCATTCTCCTCCAAGTTTTGAACATGTGAGCCAACTAAGGCTGGACAAAGTTCACGTGAGAGCAAGTTACTACCCTGTTTTATTCTATTAAGGCTAATATAGAATTCAACTCTTAAtctatcatatttatttttttgctttcaAATGATTGCAGGTTGGAATTAATTGTTTTTTGGTAGAAAGTTTGATTGACTTTAGTTTTATCTTTAAGGATATTAATTATTGAACTATTATGATCCAGTATATATGACACTCCTTTGTTTTTTGATATTAACACCGTTATACTAATAAGATTATTTATATAACTTCTTGCAGGTTCTAAATTCAAATTCGTTTAagtaatgaaatttaaaatttaatgtgATGATTACCCTTATCAAACCActatttattaattcaatttcTTCATTAATGTTTTTTCCACTACAACTTGTATCACGCATAAGTAAAATCAACATTTTTAATTCGTCCTGCTATATCACATGGGATGGAGAGTAGCTATGAGCTAATGATGAGAAATATTCATCAGCTTTCTTTCTCTTGATGGAGTAAGGTCCCGTACCCTCCTCACTCCTTCCTCCCTCTCCCTCTCTTGCTTTCGCTGTGCTGTAGATTTTGCTGCTTATGTCATGTctaggctttttttttttttcttccctcttctcctattttattttctaataataATTCCTCTGACCATTACAATTCGCATGACTGCAGCGAAGGGGATCTTTCATCCAGTGCATGTAAGTTTTCTGACTCTCTGAACTGCTGTGTAGCATGTCTTTTTGTCTAGCTTCAATAATTAAAAGTTTCTCTTACTACTTTGTAGATCACGATCTTATTGGTCAGCATGCTATATTTGCTGAACACACAGCCGTATCATCTGCTGCTCATCCATGCCCATATATTGCCTATGTTGGAATTCACCCATCATCCTCAAATTCGAGTGGAAGTATCAACGACGGTCCTAACTTCAACAATCACTGGACTAGTCCATCTGTTCCCAGCGAGATGCCAGCTTCTTATGCTTTCCCGGGAATGGATGTGCATTATCATAGTTGGGACCATCATTCATCTTCTTTCCCCATGCCAAACAGTCGTGTTGGTACTGCTGATCAGTCCTCAGTTCCCTCTGTTACTCAGAGAGTTGCCAGAACCAATGCTGATATCGCCAGACCAGGATCTTTTGTCCCTCCATTCCTTGTTGGTCACGGGTACGATATGTGGAATCCACAGGCTATTAATTTGTTCCTGGTCAAATATTATCACATTCTGTAAAATATAGGTTCTAATTTGTACCTTACAAAAAGGCTTTACATAGTCAATCCCTTAAACATGCCAGATATTCCATTTAAATACTCGAACTAAGTTCTGTTGCAATTGAACACCTCAACTCCTAATAAAGTGTTCCAATCAGACACTTTTGGttcaaattttgtaattttttttgtgtgttctCATTCGTCTATTAGTTAGTTAAGTTAACCACATAAAATACGTCATCTCCTTTAATCCTTTAATTGTACGCATTTGCTTCAATAAGCTGTAAAATCTCAGGTGTTTCCTACTAGAGGTTGATGCATATATTTGAAGGAGAATACATAGTCTGTGGTTAACTTAGATACCTAATTGACAAATGAGAACACACTAAGAAAATTTGAATGGAAAGTGTCTAATTGGAACACTTTATTAGGAGTTGAGGTTTTAAGCGGAGCGTCACTTAGTTCAAGTGTCTAGATGGAATATCCTGACAAGTTTAAGGGGCTGGCCATGTATTAAGCCTTACAAAAAGTTTCCCCCTACATtcctttactttttttgtttttctgtttgGATGGGAGGATGGGTACAGGGTTAGGGGTTGGAGTACAGGGCCTAGAATGTAAGAAGAGAGAAGGGATATAGAGTTTAAACAAAATGTTGAAGGAGTTGGagttattttaattcaatttactCCTGCTTTGAGATGACTTGAATCAAGTCATTGTGGTGCTCCTTTTTGAAAATCCCGAGTAAAACAAACTtagcttttttgttatttttgttttgccTACTTTAGGGTGGGGAGGAATGTTGTTTTTGTACTGATACTCTGTTTTTGATGTGCATCGCTTTTTTACAGTTCTGCTGCCAGAGCTGGAAGTTCAGTTGCCTCACCTATGATACCTCCTTATCCTGGAAGTGTAGCTCGAACTCGTGACCGTGTTCAAGCTCTTCAAGCATATTTTCAGCAACCAAGTAATTCACCAGCTGTACGCACTCCTGTTATGTCTTCTACTCGACGGTCCAGCAATCATAGAGGGTTGGCTCAAGTGGGGCCAGCTGCCTCATCATCTGATCAGGCTGGTGGCTTCTACTTCTATCCTTCAGGTTCTTCAGGAAGAAACTTTCAAGAAGCAGAAAATCAAGTATCTAACAGATATCTTACTTGGGAACGGGATCACTTGCCCGCCTTCCCCTTGAGTCAGGTTGAGAGAGATCCTATTTGGGGGCCATTTCATCACACAGGTGTTGGATCTGATACTGTTAGCCGATCAGGCAGCTTCCGCCCAAGGCATGGGTCTGAGAGGATGCCGTCCCAGAACCGGTCGTGAATTTCTTGTGCTGTTTTGATGAGAACTGTGATTACTATGAATGAACCCAATTTATGTATGTTTTGAGAAAACGATCTATAATGGTTGGAGTCTTGTCAATTTGGCAGGTTCAAACTGTTTCGTGGCCATGAATGATCCCTTCCTGATGGCCATGAGTTTGTGTGCTGGGATTGTGGCGTCCTCTTGTTTGTGCCGTGGGGTTATAAATAACATCACAATGTTAATGGCAAAGTTCAAGCTAGTGGTTGCCTCTTTATCTACTTTATCTGCTGTGCTTGGTCACCACAGATTCCTGCCAGATTAGTAAATGGTTTAAAGATGTCCTTGATGAACCAGAATATAGTTTTGGTCGACAGAACCGGTTGTTCAGATTGGTTCTATGGTTGAGGCACCCACTGTATCCTTGTTCCAAGGGTGACAAAGAATTTAAAGTGTTGAAGCTATTAGACTCTTTAATCCTCCTATAGTAGTGATGATGGTTCTTTGGTACATTTTGaatgaaataataattatttcataaCACCAATTAGCAAGAAGAGCCaaacattaagaaaaaaataatgttcaattaTGTGCAGACTTTTGTAATGTTTTCTCACCAGCCTCGTCTTGAAGTAACTTTCTcttgttattaattttttccttgcattttgtTTATGCCTAAAATTCTTAGTGAAGGATTTGACATGGTCCAAAATAAGGAAAGAGATCTCATAGAAAAGTATTACATGCATACTTTATGTAGTTCAACGTAGGACATCGCTGCACAAGAAGTTTAAATCATTGGACTCATACTTTAAAAGTTAACAAGGGTATAGTAATTTTGTTTAGACTACATTAGTAAGTGCACCAGATCtttcagtaatatatatatatatatatataaagcgtAGTTGCCACGTGAACttgtaaattttgaaaaagatCATTGTGATCTGTTGAAAATTGTTGTTCGATCAAgtggttttaaattttagaacATGATTTAAAAGAGGGGAGAGAGAATTAAGCCACACAGAATGATGAAGAAATATAATCTCCAACAAGTAACAACATAGATCATGCATTCAGTGAGACACGAAGACGAAACTCCTTCAATAGACCATTACATGatgaacatgaattaataagtaaTTAAATCACTCTTAGTACGATAAGTGTTAAAAAGTAACAACATAATTATTATAGTGTTGACATAAATTTGAAGATCATGCGCTCCTGATCTTTTTTCTTTCATCGACGTCGACAAATCATAGCTATTTGTGTGACTTAAATACATTTCAGCAGCCTTTCAATAACAGTTTCAATAGGCAACCTTAACTACTATCTTACCCCATATTAAAGAACCACTTTACGGTAACAACAACGAGAAGAAGCAGAACAAGTCTATTCAATTTGAGCTTAGCACACTCCTTTTCAAGTttaacttttttgagtttttgcttCAATGCAATCAACTTCTCTTCACTATCTTTTAATTTCTCACACAGAGTGTCCCTTTCTTGTTCAGCGTCTTTGAGCTTTTGCTTCAATAGATCATAAGAATTTTCAGCATCTTTGCACCTAATCATTAAGCTCGATTCTATCTCAGGATATTGATGCACAGAAATTGAAGATTTtggatcaatccatctaaagtacCCACATCCACCATTTtcctaaaatacaaaaaaagtagaataataagaaaaatcatcaaaaaaaataaaattaaaatctgtGAAAATGATATAAACCTTTGAAACTTTACATCCAAAAAATCTACGACCCGGATTTAATGgagttcttgaagttcttaaaggaCAAATTTCAGAACAGTAACACAAATCGGGTACCTCAACATCAAAGGAATTTTGCGACATTCttataaaaaatgagagaaaaaaatgatttaaGAGAAACTATGAGATAAATTTGAGAGTGAgatgagagaaattgagagaggaTTGAGCTATGGAGGAGaggaacaaagaaaaaaaatgagaaaattaggTTAAACAAAGAGGAAAGTGAAGGGGATGGCAAAGTAACTTATTTAACATTAACTTTTAACACATGGACTGTATTTTCACTCTCCCGTGCCTCCCTCGAGTACACAGCATGTGGTGTACTATGTAAGCAAAAAAAGCCTGATTGAATCAAAATTTGGGTGGGTTAAAACCTGATAGATAAAGgctaagtgaattttcgggatAACTTTAAGAATTTTTCGATGACTCAAGCCTTTAACCTTTTATTTGAAAAGGGTTCAAGtgactttattaaaaaaattgtgaatATGGACAGATATCTAGCTCAGTgtgatctttctttttctttagctTTATGTGTTGTAGAAAGCTATAGAGCCCCAACTTCCACAAGAAACCATCTTGGAAGGGTGCCACTAGCCTGCATCTTATAGAGAGGATCCTTCGGTTCTTATTAAGCATGCCCATTGAGTCCAATTCAACATACAGCTACTTTTTGGAATAACTTGTCTTGAAAAGGAAATAACATACGAGAAGAAGAGGAGATAACTTATTATAAGGTGcagaggcggagccagaattttaaGTAAAGGGGTTCAACGTTCAAAGAAAATTAAGTCGAAGGGTTCAACACctattataattatataaaaaataattttaattgtgtataaatagtatatttttccattGAAGTGGGTTCGGACGAACCATAAAGagggctggctccgcctctgatAAGGTGtcgaaggaaaaaaaaaaattcttgtgacATACATTAAAAAGGTCTGAAGGGCATAGTAATGTAGTTTAGACTACATTAGCAAGTGCATCAAAcgttaataaaacataaacaaaaacgGATCGGAAGTTGCCCACATAAAATTAACAAATTTTGAGATACAGTACAGTCTGATCTATGATTATTTGGTATTGgagtgatttttaattttaatgagaATGATGTGAAGTGCATTAAGCAACAGGAGATAATGATCACTCATTTTTATCAGAGGGCAGAACTGTTCGAATTTAACTTAATAGTATTCTGAAGACCTCATAACTCTAAAAGATAATGATCACTCATATAGTTAGAATTATTTTGCCTTAAAACTTTTCTAATCATAAACATTCTTTTTGGGTCTTCTGATTGAATTATTCAAGAAGATGAAAGACTTCAAAACTTCTgaagtctttaattaaaaaaagggatACGTGGGTCTTActatattattaagttaaaaataaaattgcttAAATAATTAGgacagttgttcgacaactgtaTTAGTTGTCTCAGCAAGTTGTCGAACAATTTTGATAGTTGTTGAGATAACCTCTTCAGTTATTGGagtgaaaatgaaataaaaaaaaaaaattgttccttTTAcctgatttttaaaatttggtggACTCTCAATTAATTGAGAAAGTTGTTAGTCCCTTTAATTCAAAGTCCCAGCTAGTTCCCTCCTTTATGAATGATCCTATTAGTTAGACGTGTTAGTTTAGTAATACTTTATGGGGAACTAATGTAGGGAGCCATCTGAATGTTATTAACTAAGTGAACAGAAAAGTTTCACTCGACATCAATAATTTGTTTGTATTTCTTTAATATGCATATGCTATTTTTCGGATGGAACTTCATGGTATTTATGTAGATCGTTCGTGCACATAAAAGCATTTGTATGACCTGTCTGTACATCAACACATTCtaatataaaacaaaacatacaACACTTGATGTAAGAGCATTGAATGAAAATACGAATTACAATTAAAACATTGAAGGTGCTTGCCTGGGATATTAACACCAAACCAATTCGactcattattatatatattattaagtGATTTAATAAAGTAAAGATACTAATTAACTAACCATAGTTAGGTTTACTATAGTCCAAAGAATGAAAATCAAAGAGCAAGCATGTCAGCAAGTGTTTATCAAGAAACATTGCGATCTGTGTTGAGCGCAACACATCCCAGGCAAGGGAGGATGTAGCCCTTCGGCAAAAGATTCATCCGAAATAACATTTTTGATGCGCAACATAATATACACGTGAGAACTcactaaatttgaataaatatagtAGAACTCGACCCAACTTGAATCCACCCTGAATTTTTAGGATCCTAAATTCATTGTTAAATCCTTTTAGGCCACACTGTGTAAACACTAGAAGAccaaaaaagttaaaaagaaggTAGACAAAGAGAAAGCCACTGTTTAATTATTTGCTTTGAAGTGTGGTTAATCCCACATTGAGAGAGGATAACACTGCTTTAGGCTTTAATTACAATTAACTACTGATCAATGGCCGACCTTTAATTGCAATTAACTACCACTGGTCAAAGGCTGAGCCATGTAACTTGGGCTTGTAACCACTGATTGAGCGTAGTCTAACATACAATCACTTAATTgggtttatttttaaaaattgtgaaTCAAACATCTTTTAATATAAGTAGACAGATAGATATCTCAATGTGTTCTTAGTTCttacctttctttttctttagctTTACGTGTAGTAGAAAACTATATGTTTTACTCTAATGCTTCATTGACAAAAGATAAATTTCATTTACAGTTAACTGAAATTAGCTGGTTGTAGCTAAACGCCGAGCCATCGTTGCCATGTAACGATGGCTTTTAACTAGTGGCGCATTAATAAAGTGGTTGGAATTTAATAAAAATGGGCTCAGTAATATGTTAGTTCAGAAATACTTTGAGTAGGAAAATAATGTATGGAGTCATTTGAATGTTGTTAACCAAGTGAACAAAGT contains:
- the LOC107879819 gene encoding uncharacterized protein At4g04775, with amino-acid sequence MSQNSFDVEVPDLCYCSEICPLRTSRTPLNPGRRFFGCKVSKENGGCGYFRWIDPKSSISVHQYPEIESSLMIRCKDAENSYDLLKQKLKDAEQERDTLCEKLKDSEEKLIALKQKLKKVKLEKECAKLKLNRLVLLLLVVVTVKWFFNMG
- the LOC107839624 gene encoding E3 ubiquitin-protein ligase RFI2; protein product: MGLNDVDLTDDGDGGGGGGDGVGGGEDKASAVSCSICLEAVTDNGDRSWAKLQCGHQFHLDCIGSAFNIKGQMQCPNCRKIEKGQWLYATGCRPLPDFNMDDWAHDEDLYDLSYAEMSFGVHWCPFSGLTRLPSSFDEGDLSSSAYHDLIGQHAIFAEHTAVSSAAHPCPYIAYVGIHPSSSNSSGSINDGPNFNNHWTSPSVPSEMPASYAFPGMDVHYHSWDHHSSSFPMPNSRVGTADQSSVPSVTQRVARTNADIARPGSFVPPFLVGHGSAARAGSSVASPMIPPYPGSVARTRDRVQALQAYFQQPSNSPAVRTPVMSSTRRSSNHRGLAQVGPAASSSDQAGGFYFYPSGSSGRNFQEAENQVSNRYLTWERDHLPAFPLSQVERDPIWGPFHHTGVGSDTVSRSGSFRPRHGSERMPSQNRS